AACCGTCGCGAACTCGCGGATATCCTGCAGATCTTCAAGTTGCTCGATATGCGCTAATTTATCGATGAGTTCTGCCTGGAGTTTCGCTATTTCTTCGAGCCGAGCCTGGACGAATGGAAGATCGACTGGGATGATTTCGATTTCTTCACGTTCCCGCTGCTTCTCCCTCTCCGCTTCTTGGCGACCCTCGAGGACGCTCGTCTCCCGGATTATCACATTGAGTTCTGCGCGCAGTTTCCCAAGTTCATTCTCGATGGCATCCTCGCGTTCATTCGTCTCCATGGCGGTCGCTGCCCGTTTCGATTGCGCCTCAAGTGTCACCGTCTCGTGTTCAAGAGCAGCAATCGCCTCCTCAATCGCTGTTCGTCGGACGATAAGACTGCCCCGCTCTTCGCTCTGGGTATGCCAGAGAAAACTGTAGAGGAGCTCCTGTTTCGCTCGGAGTTTCAAGGCGATGTCTTTGGCCTGAGACGCTTTTTCGGCTTGGCGGCGGAGATTCCGAAGGTGTGGTTCGATCTCGATGACGAGTGAATCGACACGGACGAGGTTTTCGCGTGTGCTTTCAAGCTTCCGAAGGGCGCGCTCTTTCTCGATCTGATATGGCTTCACTCCGGCAGCGTCCTCGAAGATGGCACGACGCTCCAAAGGCGTCGCATTAAGCACAGCGTCGCTCATGCCTTGTGTGATTACGCAGTAGCTATCACGGCCGACCCCGGCCTTGGCCAAGAGGTCGACGACATCGAGGAGTCGAACGCGCGAACCATTGATCAGATATTCACCCTCGCCATCTCGGTGGACCTTGCGCGTGATCGCGACCTCCGAAAACTCTATCGGGATACGTTTGTCGGTATTGTCAAAGTAGAGCGTGACTGACGCCGTCCCAAGCCGCGCTTTGCCCTCGGTCCCAGCAAAGATGACGTCTTCGGACTTCTTGCCACGCAAGTTCTTCGATGACTGCTCACCGATCGCCCAACGGATTGCATCGGCCACATTGGACTTGCCACTGCCATTGGGCCCGACGATCGCGGTGATGCCGCACCGGCCCACATCTCTTCGAGAAGTGTTTCCGGCAGGCTTTCCGCTATTATCTGAAGCGATATCCCTGCCCGACTCATTATGCGAAGCATCATAGACGGGACAGTCAGGTAGAAAATCCAAAGCTGTCTTCGTGGCGAAAGACTTGAAACCGTTCAGTTCGAGTTTCTTGAGATACACGTCGGAAGAATCAGGAATTATGATTCAAGAATAAAGCAAAAAAGAGCGTGGCTTCCCCTTATCCCACATTCTGACTTCTATATTCTACCCCCAGTATAGCTTCTCTCAAGACAAAAAGAAAAAGAGT
This is a stretch of genomic DNA from Candidatus Moraniibacteriota bacterium. It encodes these proteins:
- a CDS encoding AAA family ATPase — translated: MYLKKLELNGFKSFATKTALDFLPDCPVYDASHNESGRDIASDNSGKPAGNTSRRDVGRCGITAIVGPNGSGKSNVADAIRWAIGEQSSKNLRGKKSEDVIFAGTEGKARLGTASVTLYFDNTDKRIPIEFSEVAITRKVHRDGEGEYLINGSRVRLLDVVDLLAKAGVGRDSYCVITQGMSDAVLNATPLERRAIFEDAAGVKPYQIEKERALRKLESTRENLVRVDSLVIEIEPHLRNLRRQAEKASQAKDIALKLRAKQELLYSFLWHTQSEERGSLIVRRTAIEEAIAALEHETVTLEAQSKRAATAMETNEREDAIENELGKLRAELNVIIRETSVLEGRQEAEREKQREREEIEIIPVDLPFVQARLEEIAKLQAELIDKLAHIEQLEDLQDIREFATVVRQRIADLRAQAGEGSVKMKKVMAISDTEREATAARLAEIESQLATLHEQARSFEQRVSEKNAELATVRESGKAEREAYFAAEKEFREKEHLLQRKKDELNDLKVGLARVEVREEDLTALIREELSLAPEALQYDGTLVEREKLEREVARLKVEVEHVGTIDPLVVDEFQETEKRFTFLSTESEDLKKAAESLKEVIKEMDHKIDAAFKGAFKEIDKRFAEYFKIIFGGGKASLEIVRVKLRKSADDAAEDEDELGDAEATPEAYEVGIEIAACPPGKRIHNLSMLSGGERSLTSLALLFAIISHNPPPFAVLDEVEAALDEANSRRFSKMLAELSEHTQFIAITHNRETMAQAGLIYGVTMAKDGVSKLLSIRLDQVGEGGKVETK